DNA sequence from the Tenacibaculum mesophilum genome:
AATAAGTTAAGTAAAAAGAAAAGTTTAGATGAAATAATTAATTTTATTAAAAATACTCCTAATGGACTAAGTAGAATTTATGTTACTTATTTCCACAAAAAATAACTTATCTTTGATTTAATGAATCTAACAAATCCTTCAAATACTATATCTCCTGATAAATGGGTAGACAATTATGCAGATTATTTATTCAATTATGCTGTTGTTCGTGTAAATAATTCAAACATAGCTAAAGATTTAGTGCAAGAAACTTTTTTTGCAGGATTAAAATCTGCTAAAAACTTTGAAGGAAAGTCTACAGAACGAACATGGCTAGTTTCAATCTTAAAGAGAAAAATAATCGATTATTATCGAAAAATAAATTCTAAAAAAGGACAAGCTGAAGTTAGAATGAGTTTTTATGATAGTGGAGAAAATGAAGGAAACTGGATTGAGGAGCGAGTACCACAAACATGGGATAATGATGCTGATAGGAATATTGAAAATGAAGAGTTAAAAAATCAATTAGATAAATGTATTGATGGCCTTCCTGAAAAATATGCCATGGTTTTTAAAATGAAAACAATTCAACAATTTGAAACTGAAGATATTTGTAAGGAGTTAGATATTTCTCCGTCCAATTTATGGGTTATAATACATAGAGCAAGAACACAGTTAAGAAGCTGTATGGAAAAGAACTGGTTTAATAAGTAAAAAAATGTTTAAATTTTTAAAAATTACATGTGATGAAGCTACTACCATTTGTGACAAAAGTCAATATGGAGAAGCTTCTATATATGAAAGAATGCAACTTACTTGGCATTTATTAACTTGTAAGATTTGTGCCTTGTATACAAAACAAAATAGAAAAATGTCTGATATCTTCAAGTTAAAATCAGAAGATTGTAAAAAACATACCGCTTGTTTATCAAGTAAAGACAAAGAAAAATTAAAAGAACAGTTAAGTAAATTTAATTAGACAATTTTGGTTTTTTAAAGAACCATTTTTTGATTTTTTGTTAGATTGAAACGGAATTTATTATAGTGATAAATTCCGTTTTTTTAATTTTGCCCATTAAAAACAACCTACATGAACTTTTTACCTGAAGAATTAGATAATTATGTTGTTAAACATTCTCAAGCAGAACCAAAAATACTACAAGAATTAAGTAGAGAAACTTGGCAAAAGGTTTTAAATCCTCGCATGTTAAGTGGGGCTTTTCAAGGAAGAGTTTTATCTATGATTTCAAAATTAATTCAACCTAAATCAATTTTAGAGATTGGTACATACACAGGGTATTCTGCTTTATGCTTGGCTGAAGGACTTTCAAAAGATGGAATGATTCATACGATTGATAAAAATGAAGAGTTAGAGGAGCTCCAACATAAATACTTTCAGCAATCTGACCATAAAAACCAAATAACTCAATATGTTGGTAATGCTTTAGATATAATTCCAACTATAGATTCCAAATTTGATTTAGTATTTATCGATGCAGATAAATCTAACTATGTAAACTATTTTCACTTGATTATTGAAAAGATGAATAAAGGAGGTGTTATTTTATCTGATAATGTACTTTGGAGCGGAAAAGTTGTTGAAAAGCTAGATACTAAGGATATTGATACTAAGACTCTTTTAGAATATAATAGACTTTTAAATAAAGATAGTCGTTTAGAAACTGTATTACTGCCTATAAGAGATGGATTAACTATTAGTAGAATTGTTTAAAAAATAGTTGATAAGGAATATAGGTCAAGTACATTTGATGCAGGTAACCCACCAAAAGAATTAAAAAAGCTAGAAGATTTTTATATAAGCTTTCCGATGTAAAAGAATAAACAAAAAACCGAGCAATTTGCTCGGTTTTTTGTTTAAAGAAAGGATATTAATTCTTTTTATAAATTTTACTTTTTTTACCGTCTTTATCAATAAAATAGAAACCTTCAGGTAGGCTTTTAATAACATCAGTTTCTTCTGTTTTATTGTTGATAGTAGTTTCTTTAATCTTATTCCCGTTTACATCATGGATAGTCAACTGGGTAGCAGGGCTTTTAGAAGAAGAGGAGTTAACGCTAGCGTAAGCCTGATTGTTACTCTCATTAGATTCAGACGTATTTCCATGATAATCTGCTATAGCATGTAAATAATTAAAGTTTGAAAGGTTATATCCTAAGTAATTATCCCATATATATATTTCTGAGCACATCTCTTTAGTTTGGTTTGGAGCTATGTTTAACGAAGAGCTAGGATAAGGAAGGTTAGCTACAATACTTGAACTATTCAAGCTCGAGCTGTTTGTTAGAATTAAAGCTGTATTATTAATTGTACCGGTTGCAGCTCCTATGTTTTTAATATTAACACAGAATTTATGGTTTTGGTTGGTTCTTAGAGTTAATGCTCCAGATGTGTCTGTACTCGTATAGGTTCCTCCTGCATTGATAGACATACTAGCGACAACAAAATCAGGGTCACCAACAGGACATCCATTGTTAGAAGAAGGACCTGCTTGGTTAGGGCAGTTGTCTTGCCAGTTTTGTACCCCATCACCATCTGAGTCTCTATTGTCTTGTGAGTCACATGCATCACCAATTCCATCATTATCCATATCATTTTGATTTGCATTTGAAGTGTTAGGACAGTTGTCTTCAGTATCATTTATTCCATCTCCATCGGTGTCCGTATTACAAGTAATATCTATTATATCACTAACATTGCTCTCATTTATGAACTCATCAGCATCTTGATCTGAACTATCCTCAGCCTGTATTATTTTTCCATAAAAATTTTGACCATCTACATCTTGAAAATAGTAAACTTCATTTATTTCTAATTTAGAAACTAAATATATATTTAGTTTATGGTGTTTCGAACCTAGATCATTACAAAATGATTCAGTTGCAACAGAAATTGAGTTTCCTAAATCTTTAACTCTGTGGTATTTGTATGATTGACCAAAACAGAATAAAGGAATAGTGAATAAAAATAATAAGGTAATTTTTTTCATAGTTTTTATATTTTATAATTAATCATCATAAAAATCAAGTTTTTTTCTTATTCATAAGTTAACCTGGGATTATCAAAAAGTAAATAAATAGAAATAAAAAAACCGAGCATATTGCTCGGTTTTTAATAAATGATTTATTAGGTAAGCTATTATAATCCAGCTTCTTTCCATGACCAAGTTGAAATATCAACTTTAGTTCCTGTTTTGTAATCAGCTGTAGTAGAGGCAGCTTCTCCGTCAATTACAACGTTAGCTAAAGGACCACCATCTTTCATGTCAATATTTTTGTCATACCCTTCTAACCAAATATTAGTAATAGTAGCTCCAGATGTCTTTTTAAACTGTAAAGCGGTACCACCAACAGTTGAAATAGCTGTTAAGTTTTCAAACTGAGGATTGTTATTTACTTTATCTCCTTCAAAAGCAGTTGAGAAACCAGCAATAGTGTGAGAAATGTAAGTATTTGTTACTTTTCCGTTCCATCCTTCTGTCCAATCTACAGAATCATCTTCGTTATTTTCTAAGTATAGGTTAGTTGCAGAAACAGTTCCTCCAAAAAATTCAACTCCATCATCAGCACCGTTAATTACAGCGATATTTTCAACAACAGTTCCAGACCCTACTGAGTAGAAAGAAACTCCGTTATATTGAGATTCAGTGTTAATTTGAGCACCAGTACCTTTAATTACTAAGTTTTTAATAACTCCAGAGTTATCGTCATCTTGAGTACCACCGTAGATAAATCCTCCAACTTCAGCTGTAACATCTGTACCAGCAGAAGTTGTTGCTTTACCACAAATAGTTAAACCACCCCAATCTCCTGGTTTTCCAGCAGCAGAAGCCATTACTACAGGAGCATCAACAGTTCCATTAATGTTGATTTTTCCACCTTGTAAAACAGCTATATATACATCAGTTCCTTTTGGATCAACAATAATTTTTGTACCCGCTTCAATATTTAACGTAGCTCCGTCTTTTACGATATAAGATCCAGTTAAGTTATAAGTCTTATCAGAAGTTAATGTTACGTTTCCTGTAACTTCACCTACTAAAGGAGTAATTTCAACGATTTCACCATTGATAAATGACCAGCCAGAGATGTCAACTTTAGTTCCTGCTTTGTATTCAGTATCTAATTTTGCAGCTTCTCCTTCGATAATAACGTTTGCTAAAGGGCCACCGTCTTTCATATCTATATTGTCATCATATCCTTCTAAGAATAAGTTTGTAATAGTAGCACCAGATTGCTTTTTAAATTGTAAAGCAGTACCACCAACAATTGATTTAGCTGTTAAGTTAACTAACTTAGGGTTTTTGTTGTCTTTGTCAGCTTCTACAACAGTTGAGAAACCAGCTTTTGTATTTACTACATAAGAGTTTTCAACTGTACCATTCCATCCTTCAGTCCAGTCAATAGCATCATCTTCTAAGTTTTCTAAATATATATTTTTAGCAGAAACAGTTCCTCCAAAGAATTCAACTCCATCATCAGCTCCATCAAATACAGCAATGTTTTCAACTGTAGTTCCAGAACCTACTGAATAGAAAGAAACTCCATTGTATTGAGATTCAGTGTTAATTTGAGCACCAGTACCTTTAATTACTAAGTTTTTGATAACTCCAGAGTTATCATCATCTTGAGTACCACCATAAATAAATCCACCAACTTCAGCAGTAACATTTGTACCTGCAGTAGTGGTAGCTTTACCACAAATAGTTAAACCACCCCAGTCACCTGGTTTACCATCACTAGAACTCATAACTACTGGGTTGCTGTTAGTTCCGTTAATGTTAATTTTTCCACCTTGTAAAACAGCAATATAAACATCTGTTCCTTTAGCATCTGCAACAATACTAGTTCCTGCAGGAATAGTTAATGTAGCCCCGTCTTTAATAACGAAAGAGCTAGTTAAAGAATAAGAGGCATTTGATAATGTATAATCTTCTGAAAGCTCACCACTCATGATTCCGTTTTGTAATTTTTCTACAACATCAGAAACATCTGGAGGTAAAATAGCTGGGTCGTCACTACCACAACTTGTAAAAGTTAAAGCTGCAGCAGAAAGAGCTGCTATACTTAATAATTTAAATGATCTTTTCATTTTGACTTCTTTAGTTTAATTTTATTCTGCAAATTAAGAGCCTGTATTTTTTGTTTCTTTTAACTGAATATTAATTGATTGTTATATAAAGCAATGAATATTAATTTAAGGTTAATGAAGCTTAAAATGTGTAATTTAAGCTCAGAGAAACTTGCCTTCCCTTTTTGTAAGACAGTACAGTTTCATTAGTTTCAATTAAAGTGTTTAAATCACGAACTAATTGAGTTTGTTCAATTTTTGGATCTAATAAGTTTTTACCAACTAACTTAGCAGTAAATCCTTTAAAAATTTGCTTGCTTAATACAAGATCTAGAGTTACAAAACCTTTTTCAATAATTTCATCATTATATAGGGTAGCGCTATTGTCAAAATCTTCAGGAGCACCCAATGCATAAATCTTATCAGAAGCGTAGTTACCTGTTAAAGTAGCGATAAATTCATTTTCTTTATTGTTAGAATAACTTAAGGAACCATTAACAATAAAGTCTGAAGCTCCTTGTAATTCAGATTCAGATTTTCCTTTAAATTGGTATCTAGGAGCTAAATCTTGATTAAACCACATCTTAGTTAAGTTAGCTGTAGCATTTAATACAGTTTCTTCGTCTTCATTCTTTAAAAGATCTAATTTACCTTCAACTTCGAAACCTATAATATCAGCTTGTTCACCTGTATTGAAGAATTTAAAGTAACCTGATGAACCTTGATCTTGTGTTAAGTTTATAGGGTTGTTGATTTGTTTGTAAAAAGCGGTAGCTGAAACTAATTGGCTTCTGCTAGGGAAAAACTCCCATTTTAAATCAACATTATATACGTCAGATTTTTCTAAATCTTCGTTACCCCCAATAACACGACCAGTTGGAGAAACGTATTCGAAAGGAGATAATTCTTTAAATTCAGGTAACGTTTGAGTTACACTTGATGCAAAACGGATAAAGTTTCTGTCGTTTAATTCATATTTTAAGTTTACACTTGGATATAAGCTTTCGTAAACTCTATTTGTTGATCCAAATCTACCAGGACGGTTAGCTACATTCCAAGCCATGTCAATTTCATCTCTCTCAAAACGCAAGCCGATATTACCAGATAATTTGTTGTCAAATTTGAAGTCAAAGTTGGTATAAGCAGCTAAAACCAACAACTCACCTTGGTATAAATCTGGTTGTTGTTCTCTTAAAATTAAACCAGCGTTCGTTCCTTGTTGTAATGTTTCTGAAATTTGATCAACAGAAGGAGCTGTAAAATCCTTTGCTCTAAATCCAATAAATAAAGAGTTAAAAGATCTTTCTTTCTTACGGAAGTTTAATCCGTAGTTTAACTTATAAGGCTTTTCTTCGTATTCATCAGCAACATTGCCTAAAGACCAGTGATTTTCAATAAAAGCATTATATTCAGTATCTTCAATTTTTTGAGAAGACTTTCTTTGTTGGTAATCTCCAACGTGAGCGAATTGAATTAATGGACTAGAATTAACATCTAAAATGTTTACTTCATTTCTAATACGGTTTGGCTCTTCTGCCAAAACAAAATTATAACCTGCAGCCCAGTTTAATTCATTGTTTTTATTCCACTTGTGTTCCCCCATTAATTGGTTAACAAACATAGTTGTTTGTTTAAAGTTTTGGTCTCTTACAAAAGCCCCATTTTCTTGTGGGTCTTGATCAAACACATATCCTTCTCCATTTCTACCTTGTTCATATAATCCATCTTCACCTTTGTTCACAAATAAAGTGTTGTACTTTAATTTATTGTTGTCGTTTAATTTTAAATCAACTCTTATATAACCAGTAGAGTTTGTTTTAGCAATGAAGTTTTCAACATCAGTAAACGAGTTGTTTAATACGTTAGATCTGTATGCTTTAAATAAACCATTTCTATATTCAGATGATTTAGAATGTGAAGCAGAAGCTAAGATTTTCCATTCTTTATTAAATAAGTTGAATCTTTTTGCTCCTGATAATGAGATTCCATAATTAATTGGAGTTTCTCCTTTTTTAGTATCCCATCCTTGTAGGGTCATTTGGTTTTGAAGTGCAAACTTCTTTTGGTGGAATCCAAAAGTTACATCATCATTAATAATAGTACTTCTGAAGTTATCAACATCTATAGCATTTGTGTTAACGCCTCCACTAACACCTATAGAAAACATATCTTTTGTATATTCTTTAGACGCAATGTCTACATTTCCAGAAGCTTGGTCAGCATAACCTCCAGTTGAGTATGTTTTGCTAATACCTACGTTTTGAATAACATTTGTGTTGAATAAACTTAAGTTAACATTCTTATTACTTACATCGTCTGAAGGAATTGGTAATCCATTCATAGTAGTAGATAAATATCTGTCACCTAAACCACGAATGTATATATCACCTGAGCCTTCACTTTTATTAACACCAGAAATCTTTGTAGTTGCAGCAGCAGCATCAGAAACTCCTTTTTTAGATAATTCTTGGGCTCCAATACTTTCTTTAATTATTGTAGCTTTTCTTTGTTCTAATAGTAAAGCAGTTTCTTTTTCTCTACTAACAGTTGCGTTAATTTTAACCTCGTCAAGTGCTACCCCTTCATTAGCGCCTAATTCTTGGTTTACTATAAGTGTTTCGTTTTCTTTTATTACTATTTGTTTTTCAATAGTTTGATAACCAACGAAACTAAACACAATGGTTTGGTTTCCTGCAGGTACACTAAGTGTGTACTTACCGTCCATATCGGTTGTCCCCCCGATAGAAGTTCCTTTAATAAAGACATTAGCAAAAGGTAACGCCTCTCCGCTCATTTCTTTGTCAGTAACTGTACCAGTAACAGTACCTTTGCTTTGAGAAAATGCTAGATTACATAAGCTTAAAAAAGCTATAAATAATATTTTTTTCATTCTAATCTTTGAATTCTGTTTATTTATCCCGCAAAATTCAAGTTAAATAGTAAAGCTAATGTTAGGTGTAAATTACGTTTGTATTATTAGAATGTTTAGTTAATGTTAACGGACTTTCTATATGTTATCAAAGCATTAATTGTTTGTAAACTTTATACCAAAAACAAAGGTTCTCGGTGTAGCAGGACCGTAAATGAAATTGCTGTCACGCTCTTTACCTATATCAAATTTTGACTGGTATTCATCAAAAAGATTTTTGATTCCAGTAGTAAATTCTAGGTTCGTGTTTAGTTTTTCTAAATTAAATGTATAGCTAGCGTTAACCCCTAAATTTAAAAAAGAAGGAGAACTAAAGTATTCGTCTTCTGTTAAATTTTTGGGAGAAGCTAAATGTAGTACTTCCATACTTCCAGTATATACTAAATTTAGAGCTGTTTTAAATTTTTGGTTTGGAGTATAAGTCGCAGTAGCATATCCGTAAGTGTTTGGTGTACGTAAAAATTCTTTTTTTAAGGGTAGTTCGTCTGAGTTGTTTACAGCTGAGTTGTATTTACTAGATTGGTAGGTGAACCCAGCATCTAGCTGTAGAATTCCATCGTAGTTTAATCGTGTTTCTAAAGTAATTCCTTTTACTACGGCGCCATCACCATTTCTTTTTTCAAAAACTTCACCAAACTCATCTTCTCCAATAGACTCTAAATAAAAAGCATCTTTTAAGTTAGTGTAAAAACTCTCAAAAGTAAATCCGTAAATATAATGTTCAGTAGGCTTGTCGTAGTTGAATGAAAGTGTGTAGCTGTTAGAGCGTTCTCTTTTTAAATCATCTGCTAATAATACTCGAGAAATTCCACCACCAGCAAAAGCTATGTGTAAATCGGTGTCAAAAGCTTGTGGAGCTCTAAAACCAGTTCCCCAAGTTCCTCTAATTTGTGTGTTTTCAAAAGGCTTGTATAGTAAAGATACTCGTGGACTAGCTACGTTGTTTACAATAGTTTTTTCTGTTCCGTCTTGCTTTAAAGCGTTTAATTTATGGTTGTCGTAACGAATACCTGTTAGTAAATTTAATTGCTTGTTGATTTCCCAATCGCTTTGAAAAAAGAATCCGAAGTTTTGTGTTAATTGATCTACTTTGTACTCGTATGCTTCTATAACATCAAAAACATCATCTTGTACAAATTCACCACCTAAAGTCAGTACATTATTTCCACCTAAAAATTTCTCTAATTTATGATTGAATTGTAAACCTCCTTGAAAAGTCGTTGTCGTAGAGTTACCATATGGTGGTTTAGCTAAATGTTCTGTGTCTTCAGGAGTGTTTGTGTCAGGGCGAATTCCTGTGTAGTGTTCTCTATCGGTATATTGTGTAGCTAAATAGGAAATTATAGAGCTTTTGTCATCATTAAAATTAATTTGATAATCAATATTTCCTACATAAACATCATGCACACGTTCTTCTGATTGTAGCGCAAAATGAGGAGCTTTATCTACCATTTCACCACCATAACGATATTCATTCATTTTACTAAAGTTAACCTCTATTTTTTGATTGTCTGTTGGAAGGAAGAATAAATTAGTTCCAAAGGAATTATTTTTCAATTCAGGTAATTCAGAAAAATTATCACCATTAGCATCATACAGGTCTCTTTTTCTATTATTGATAAAAAACGAAGCACCAGCATTTCTGTCTTCATTTACTATTGTAGCATTTCCAGCAATTATGTGATCTGAAACTCCTTTAATATTTTGATAAGTATAACCAATGCTGTAATTATTTTTCTTCGGAATTTTTGTAATTACATTTACAGTTCCTCCTATGGCACTTGAACCATATAAGGCAGAGCCACCACCGCGGACTACTTCTATACGTTCAATCATATTAGTAGGTACTTGCTCTAGACCATATAACCCAGTTAACGGACTAAAAATAGGACGACCATTAATTAAAATTTGTGAATACCCGCCAGCTAAACCATTCATACGAAGTTGGGTATAGTTACAAGTTTGGCAATCTGTTTCTACACGTAAACCAGTTTGGAATTTTAACCCTTCAGATAAGTTACAA
Encoded proteins:
- a CDS encoding TonB-dependent receptor → MKKILFIAFLSLCNLAFSQSKGTVTGTVTDKEMSGEALPFANVFIKGTSIGGTTDMDGKYTLSVPAGNQTIVFSFVGYQTIEKQIVIKENETLIVNQELGANEGVALDEVKINATVSREKETALLLEQRKATIIKESIGAQELSKKGVSDAAAATTKISGVNKSEGSGDIYIRGLGDRYLSTTMNGLPIPSDDVSNKNVNLSLFNTNVIQNVGISKTYSTGGYADQASGNVDIASKEYTKDMFSIGVSGGVNTNAIDVDNFRSTIINDDVTFGFHQKKFALQNQMTLQGWDTKKGETPINYGISLSGAKRFNLFNKEWKILASASHSKSSEYRNGLFKAYRSNVLNNSFTDVENFIAKTNSTGYIRVDLKLNDNNKLKYNTLFVNKGEDGLYEQGRNGEGYVFDQDPQENGAFVRDQNFKQTTMFVNQLMGEHKWNKNNELNWAAGYNFVLAEEPNRIRNEVNILDVNSSPLIQFAHVGDYQQRKSSQKIEDTEYNAFIENHWSLGNVADEYEEKPYKLNYGLNFRKKERSFNSLFIGFRAKDFTAPSVDQISETLQQGTNAGLILREQQPDLYQGELLVLAAYTNFDFKFDNKLSGNIGLRFERDEIDMAWNVANRPGRFGSTNRVYESLYPSVNLKYELNDRNFIRFASSVTQTLPEFKELSPFEYVSPTGRVIGGNEDLEKSDVYNVDLKWEFFPSRSQLVSATAFYKQINNPINLTQDQGSSGYFKFFNTGEQADIIGFEVEGKLDLLKNEDEETVLNATANLTKMWFNQDLAPRYQFKGKSESELQGASDFIVNGSLSYSNNKENEFIATLTGNYASDKIYALGAPEDFDNSATLYNDEIIEKGFVTLDLVLSKQIFKGFTAKLVGKNLLDPKIEQTQLVRDLNTLIETNETVLSYKKGRQVSLSLNYTF
- a CDS encoding O-methyltransferase, which gives rise to MNFLPEELDNYVVKHSQAEPKILQELSRETWQKVLNPRMLSGAFQGRVLSMISKLIQPKSILEIGTYTGYSALCLAEGLSKDGMIHTIDKNEELEELQHKYFQQSDHKNQITQYVGNALDIIPTIDSKFDLVFIDADKSNYVNYFHLIIEKMNKGGVILSDNVLWSGKVVEKLDTKDIDTKTLLEYNRLLNKDSRLETVLLPIRDGLTISRIV
- a CDS encoding TonB-dependent receptor — protein: MKNHITLVIILLSTIVSGQTIKGKVTSSSGETIPFANVFIKGTENGTTTDESGNYTLKTAKNKFVLVASSIGFLSERKTITINANEEKTVNFILTETAEILDQVTVTGTRTDKRRTNSPVIVNVINSQTLSDVQACNLSEGLKFQTGLRVETDCQTCNYTQLRMNGLAGGYSQILINGRPIFSPLTGLYGLEQVPTNMIERIEVVRGGGSALYGSSAIGGTVNVITKIPKKNNYSIGYTYQNIKGVSDHIIAGNATIVNEDRNAGASFFINNRKRDLYDANGDNFSELPELKNNSFGTNLFFLPTDNQKIEVNFSKMNEYRYGGEMVDKAPHFALQSEERVHDVYVGNIDYQINFNDDKSSIISYLATQYTDREHYTGIRPDTNTPEDTEHLAKPPYGNSTTTTFQGGLQFNHKLEKFLGGNNVLTLGGEFVQDDVFDVIEAYEYKVDQLTQNFGFFFQSDWEINKQLNLLTGIRYDNHKLNALKQDGTEKTIVNNVASPRVSLLYKPFENTQIRGTWGTGFRAPQAFDTDLHIAFAGGGISRVLLADDLKRERSNSYTLSFNYDKPTEHYIYGFTFESFYTNLKDAFYLESIGEDEFGEVFEKRNGDGAVVKGITLETRLNYDGILQLDAGFTYQSSKYNSAVNNSDELPLKKEFLRTPNTYGYATATYTPNQKFKTALNLVYTGSMEVLHLASPKNLTEDEYFSSPSFLNLGVNASYTFNLEKLNTNLEFTTGIKNLFDEYQSKFDIGKERDSNFIYGPATPRTFVFGIKFTNN
- a CDS encoding thrombospondin type 3 repeat-containing protein; amino-acid sequence: MKKITLLFLFTIPLFCFGQSYKYHRVKDLGNSISVATESFCNDLGSKHHKLNIYLVSKLEINEVYYFQDVDGQNFYGKIIQAEDSSDQDADEFINESNVSDIIDITCNTDTDGDGINDTEDNCPNTSNANQNDMDNDGIGDACDSQDNRDSDGDGVQNWQDNCPNQAGPSSNNGCPVGDPDFVVASMSINAGGTYTSTDTSGALTLRTNQNHKFCVNIKNIGAATGTINNTALILTNSSSLNSSSIVANLPYPSSSLNIAPNQTKEMCSEIYIWDNYLGYNLSNFNYLHAIADYHGNTSESNESNNQAYASVNSSSSKSPATQLTIHDVNGNKIKETTINNKTEETDVIKSLPEGFYFIDKDGKKSKIYKKN
- a CDS encoding sigma-70 family RNA polymerase sigma factor, with the protein product MNLTNPSNTISPDKWVDNYADYLFNYAVVRVNNSNIAKDLVQETFFAGLKSAKNFEGKSTERTWLVSILKRKIIDYYRKINSKKGQAEVRMSFYDSGENEGNWIEERVPQTWDNDADRNIENEELKNQLDKCIDGLPEKYAMVFKMKTIQQFETEDICKELDISPSNLWVIIHRARTQLRSCMEKNWFNK